AGAGAAGTGGGTATCTATAGTGATGATATCCATATCCATTCTCACCAGTTAAATATGGTTTTCACTTCACAGGCATTTGCAGGGTTTGAAGAAAAACCACCGCACATGCATTTTGTTGGTCCGGTAAAAGGCCGGCCAAATTTAGCCCCGTTCGATTGGGAACGTTTAAGTCAAGCCTCCACGCCTAAAATATTTGTATCACTGGGTACTTTATTGGTTGATATCCGTAAGGAATTTTTCCAGAAACTGATTACCGCCTTCGAAAACGAACCTGTAACCATTGTAGCCGCAACCAATCCTGATATTTTCGAAAAATGGCCTGATAACTTTATTGTAAATGGTTTTGTGCCACAATCAGAATTGATGCCGCATATGGATGCCGTAATCTGCCACGGCGGTTTCAATACGGTAAACGATACTTTTACCAATGGTTTACCAATGTTGATTACCCCTATTGCTTACGACCATTTTCACACTGCAAAATTAATTGAGCAGGCAGGTTGTGGTATAAGTATCCGTTACAAGCGTTTACGCATTAGCGATTTAAGAAATACCGTTTTTGAGCTTTTAGAAAACCCGAAATATCGCCAGGCCGCTCAAAAAATAAAAGAAACATTCATTGCAGCTGGCGGTAACGATAAGGCCGTGCAACTGTTGGAAGATTTTGCAAAAACAGCCCAAGCTGTGGAAACGGCTTAATGGATAGTTGTCAACTTTAACAATATGGTCGCTAAGGACGGTCGTCATGCTGAACTCGTTTCAGCATCTTTCCTGCTATTAAGATCCTGAAATAAATTCAGGATGACGAAGCGCGTAAATTCGGGATGACGAAACCTTTATAATACTAAAAAATGAAAAGAAAACTGTTATTTGGCGAAAGGATGTTATACGGGGATGGAAAAAGTCCGTTTAACATTGTAATACCTTTCAAAATCAGGGGAGAAATCAAGGAAGACGATTTAAGGTTTGCCTTATTCAAAATCCAAAAAAAACATCCCTGGTTAACCGCCGCAATACGTTTTGACGAAGATAAAAGGCCTTGGTTTGTCACCAATCTTACCGAAAATTTTAGAATCCCTATTCGCATTGTAGACAGGCTAAATGATGAGCATTGGGAGGAAGAATCTACCTATGAATGGAAAACCGTTTTTGATGCTTCAATTGC
The nucleotide sequence above comes from Pedobacter riviphilus. Encoded proteins:
- a CDS encoding glycosyltransferase, whose amino-acid sequence is MSKFLFVVPPFFGHISPTLSIGASLLARGHEVKWLGITPLAQVHLPEGGEFIYPEEDLAEYAGEIQRILKRQDDGPACSGPEVMKLALEETYVPFAKMMMKGLNNFVDAWKPDVIINDCITFAGALSAHLKGIPSVTTTPVPPDVMGDTANSAPKIFEWQQNLIKGLQREVGIYSDDIHIHSHQLNMVFTSQAFAGFEEKPPHMHFVGPVKGRPNLAPFDWERLSQASTPKIFVSLGTLLVDIRKEFFQKLITAFENEPVTIVAATNPDIFEKWPDNFIVNGFVPQSELMPHMDAVICHGGFNTVNDTFTNGLPMLITPIAYDHFHTAKLIEQAGCGISIRYKRLRISDLRNTVFELLENPKYRQAAQKIKETFIAAGGNDKAVQLLEDFAKTAQAVETA